TACCCCCTCGGCGCCACATGGAACGGCAAAGGCGTCAACTTTGCCCTCTACAGCGAAAACGCCACCAAGGTCGAGCTATGTCTCTACAACTCGCCCGACGATGACAAGGAAGCGGAGCGGATCACGCTCGTCGAACACACCGATATGGTGTGGCACTGCTACCTTCCCGACATCCGCCCGGGGCAGGTGTACGGCTATCGCGTGCACGGGCCGTACGAGCCTGAGAATGGCCACCGCTTCAACCCAAATAAGCTGCTGCTCGATCCTTACGCCAAGGCGCTCGCGCGAACAATCAACCCGACCGACGCGATCTCGGGGTACATCCTCAACAGCAAAGAGGGTGATCTTTCGTTTAGCGATCTCGACAGCGGCGCCGACGGCCCGCTTGGCTGCGTCGTCGATGAAGCGTTTTCGTGGGGCGACGATCGTCCGCCGAACACGCCGTCGCACAAGACGCTTATCTACGAGATGCACGTCAAAGGCTTTACGAAGCTCAACGAAGAGATTCCCGAGGACCTGCGAGGCACCTACGCCGGCGTCGGTTCGGAACCGGCGATTCGCTTTCTGAAAGAACTCGGCGTCACGGCGGTCGAGTTCCTGCCGATCCACGCGAAAGGCGACGACCGCCCGCTTGTGGAGCGCGGCCTCATTAATTACTGGGGCTACAACACGCTCAGCTTCTTCGCACCGGAGCCGACCTACGCTGCCGCCGATCGGCCCGCCGACGTGTTGATGGAGTTCAAGTCGATGGTGGCCAACCTCCACGACGCCGGCATCGAGGTGATTCTCGACGTGGTTTATAACCACACGTCCGAGGGGAACCAGATGGGCCCCACCTATTGCTTCCGCGGCATCGACAACGCCAGCTACTACCGCCTAGCGCCCGACGCTCGCTACTACATGGATTACACCGGTTGCGGCAACACGCTCAGCATGCAGAATCCGCGGGTGCTGCAGCTGATCATGGACAGCCTCCGCTACTGGGTGTTGGAGATGCACGTCGACGGTTTCCGCTTCGACCTCGCGAGCACCCTCGCCCGCGAACTGCACGAAGTGAACAAGCTGGGGGCGTTCTTCGACATCATTCATCAAGACCCGGTGCTCAGCCAAGTGAAGCTCATCGCCGAGCCGTGGGATCTCGGCGACGGCGGCTACCAGGTCGGCAACTTCCCCATCCTCTGGTCGGAGTGGAACGGCAAGTACCGCGATTGCGTCCGCCGCTTCTGGAAAGGTGACGGCGGCGTCGCGTCGGAATTCGCCACCCGCATCAGCGGTTCGAGCGATCTCTACGAGTGGGGCGGTCGCCGGCCGCACGCGAGCATCAACTTCATCACGGTTCACGACGGCTTCTCGCTCAACGACCTCGTATCATACGACGGCAAGCACAACGAAGCGAACGGCGAGAACAACCGCGACGGCGCCGACGGCAACGACAGTTGGAACTGCGGCGCCGAAGGACCGACCGACGATCCGAAGATCAACGAACTGCGCGAGCGGAAGAAACGCTCGATGCTCGCCACGCTGATTCTTTCGCAAGGCATTCCGCTGCTCCTCGCCGGCGACGAGCGGAGCCACACGCAGCAAGGCAACAACAACACCTACTGCCAGGACAACGAACTGACGTGGCTCAGCTGGAAGCTCGACGATCGCCAGAAGAAGCTGCTTGAATTCACCAAGAAGGTGATCGCCATCTGGCAAGCTCAGCCAAGCTTCCACCGTCGCCGCTTCTTCCACGGCAAGTCGATCCGCGGCAACGAGGCGCCTGAAATCGTCTGGCTCGATCCGACCGGCAAGGAGATGAGCGAGGAGGCGTGGCACACCCCCCACATGCGTTGCCTCGGCGTTCACTTCAACGGCGGCCTGGTCGATAACGACGAATACGGCGAGCCGATCATCGGCGACCACGTCGTCATCCTCTTCAACGCCGACCACGCGACGGAGATTCCGTTCGCGCTGCCGGAACTCGAAGGGGACGTCGAATGGGAATGTCTGTTCGACACGGCAATCGAAGAGCCGAAGGAGCCGCCCAAGACGGCGACCGAGGGGAAGGTCGACGCGAAGAGCATCGCCACCGCGCGGGCGTACAAGCTGCGACCTTGCTCGATGGCCGTGTTCACGGCGCCGGCGAAGGAGCGTGCGGAAACGACTTAGGCTGGCCTTTCAGCCTAAGTTGGCAGCGTCATCCTGAACGGAACGAAGGATCTGGCGCCATGACCAGCTTCCAGATTCTTCGCTCTGCTCAGAATGACGACGAGGTAGCGACAAACTGTAATGCTGGCAGTCGCCGGAGGGTCATTTACCCCTCCGGCGGCGCCAGATCGCGTCCTTTCCCCGCCAAAGCGGCGGAATTAACGCCGTTGCCGCGCGTCGAACGACTACAGTGGGGGTAATGACACAACACACCCTCGTGAATCTCAGCGGCCGCGCCATTCCGCCGAACGCCAAACTCGCCATCAACGGCGAGGCCAAGTTGGGCGACTATCTGGTCATCGAGACCTGCGACGGCGCCACTGGCGTCGCCGCCTGGCGAACCGAGGCCGAGTTCAATCTCCAGCGCGCAAGCGCCGCACCGACAGGCCCGCCGCGCACCGCCTGGATGCCGCAGCTCAAACCGAAGGCGCCCTACAGCTGACGCCTGCCCGCTTCGCATTCGTTCTCCCCCTCGACCAAACCGACGAGCATCACATGACGTTCAAGAAGGGCGAAAAGGTTCTTACCGAAGAAGGCGAAGTGGGCGAGATTCTCTTTGTCGATCGCGGGGGCCTCGAAGCGCAAGTCGCCCTCCAACGTATCAGCACGAAGATCCGCTGCGATTCGCTCAAGAAATTTGAGGGCGTCGAACCCCGCAAGAAAACTCGTGGCGCCAAATAGCAAGCATGGCGAGCTGAAGATCGGCTGGCCCTCACGGAAAGAGTTCCATGGCGAAAGACATGATGGTCCGGTGCGAGGAAAAGCGCCTCCACAAAATCGACGGCAAGAAGGAAATGCGCTGGGTGCAACTCGGCGTCGCCGACCTCTCCCCGGACGCCGCGCGCGAAATTCGCTGCCTCTACTGCCATGGCCAAGTGAAATTGCGAACCCAGAAAGCGGACTATGGCTCGCAGACGCTTATCGAACACCGCTCGCGACAGGACGCCGAACGCTGCCAAGGGAGCGCCCAATACCAAGGCTCCCATCAAAGGTCCGAGAAGCCGGTCGTCTGATCGCTGCCTCCCAGCCGAGATGAAATGTTGTGGCTCCCTCCCCCTTGAGGGGAGGGCTGGGGAGGGGGTTGAAGCCTGGTACTCGCTGCGATCACGACGCCAAGCGTCACACACTACGATGGCATCGTTTCCGGCCGTTTACGCTCGTAATCGACAGCCTACCTCCGGTGCATTAGGCTGATGCGCTCCATGCGTTCTGCAAACGCTCACCACGCCGCACCGCGTCTCCCCTAAGCGAGTTTTTCCAATGAATCAGCTCATCCGCACGTTAGCCGCCCTATCCACGCTCACCGCTTTCTCTCTGGCTGGTAGCGCCGCCCGCGCCGACGAAACCGTCACGATCGACGGCGTCCACATTTGCTGCAAAGGCTGCGCGGTCGCCATCGAGAAGGCCGTCGCCAAGACGGCTGAGGACAAGGAACACCCGGCTGAAGTAAAGTGCGCCGTCGACAGCGACGCCGGCAAGGTGGAACTCGTCGCCGCCGATACAGCCGCCATTCAAGCCGCCGTCGATCAAATCGCCGCCGCCGGCTTCCACGGCAAACTCAGCAGCAAAGAAGTGAAGTGGCCGAAGGCGAAGGCGCCGAAGGGCAAGGTCACCAGCCTAGAGGTCACCGCCGTCCACAACTGCTGCGGCGCCTGCACGAAGGCGATCAAAGCGGCCCTTGCCGAATGCGAAGGCGTCACGGCCGACACTTGCAAGCCGAAGGAAGAGTCGTTCGTCATCGAAGGCGACTTCGATGCGAAGGCTGCACTGAAGGCCCTCCACAAAGCCGGCTTCCACGCGAGCCTGCCGGAGAAGAAGTAAGCTTCTTTCACTCTGAATGTGTGGCCCCCTCCCCCTTGAGGGGAGGGCTGGGGAGGGGGTGAAACCCTCGTACCCGCATTATTCACCCCTCCCTACCCCTCCCCCTCAAGGGGAGGGAACCTCATGGTTTAGTTTTGATGCGCCCGGCCTACGCAATCTCGCTAACAATCCGCATCCCCGCCGCCCCCGGATTGTCGGCCTCCTGCCCCCAACGGGTCACGGCCGAACAAAACCGCGCGAGATCGGTATGCGCCCCGCCGCGCATCACCCGTTCGACGCCGCGCGCTTCGCATACCGGATCAACCGTCGGCGACTGCTCGTAAAAATCGACCTCGTACCCGTCGAGACACCACTCCTGCCGGTTGCCGTACAGATCGTACAGCCCGAACGGATTGGCCTGCCGCGTCGCCACCGCGCGATACAGCCCCTCGGAGTTGTCGCCAAACCACGCATGCTCGCCAAGCATCGTGGAATCATCGCCGAAGTGGTAGTGCGAGTCTGATCCAGCCCGCGCGGCGTACTCCCACTCCGCTTCCGTCGGCAAGCGGAACGTGCGCTCCGGTTCGAGCGACGACAGCCACTCGCAGTACGCGATGGCGTCGTTCCAGGTGACGTTCATCACCGGGTAATCGTCCACGCACACGCGCTGCCCCAAATTCTTCCACGAGTAACCGCGACGCTTCACCCACCCTTTGTCCTCGCGGCCCCAACCGCTGCTCCGTTCGCAGTCGGTCACGTAGTCGGCGGCCTCGACGAACTTGCGGAACTGGGCGTTCGTCACCTCCGTTTCGCCAAAGTAAAACGGCCGGCTAATGACGACCCGGTGCTGCGGCCGATGGAGCGCGTCCTCCAGTTCCGCCGTGCGATAACGCCAATCCCCCTCCGGCGGCAGCGCGGTCGCCAGCTCCTCGTCGCCGAGTCCCATCGCAAACTCCCCCGGCGGCAACAGCACCAGCGGCGCCCCGCCCGGCGACTGCCAGCGGAGCGGCAGATCGAGATAGCGGGCCCATGCCTGTTGGATCTCGCGCAGCCGCTCGGCAGTAAGCGGCGACTTCGCTACTGGCGGAGCCGGTCCGCTCGGCAGCGCTCGGCGCGAGCTGCCAACGCCGCTGCGATTCGCTCGCCATGTTTGCCACGCAACCCCACTGATCACCGCCACCCCCACAGCCGCGAACGCCGCTCTCCGCGTACAGCGCTCTGCGTCGCGTTCCGCGGGCAACTCGCCCGCCAGCGCCTGCCGCAACAGCCGCTCCGCCTCGGCCATCGTCGGCACGCGATCCTCCGGCCGCGGCGCCACGAACCGCCGCCACGCCGCTTCGACCTCGCGCGGCACGTCGGCCCGCTCCAGCATGAGCGTCGCACCACGCTTCCCCTCGGCCCGCAAGCGATCGGCCAAGCTTCCGCGATGGGGCGCCTCGCCCCGCAACATGAAGTAGATGACGCATCCCAGCGAGTACACATCGGCCGTCGGACCGATCTCGACGCTGGCGCCAAGCTGCTCCGGCGCCGCGAAGCCGACGGTTCCCAAGAACGCACCGGCGCCTGTCGCTTGAAAGTCAGCCGCTCGTGAAAAATCTGTCGCCTGCCCCGCCGCCGTCGAAACATCTGACTCCGCATCCGCGATCATCGTCTTCGCGAGCCCAAAGTCGACGACCCGCACGACGCCGCGCTCGTCAAGCAACAAGTTCGAAGGCTTCACGTCGCGGTGAATAATCTGCCGCGCGTGGGCATGCGCTAGTCCGTTCGCCGCTTCCGCCGCCAGTTCGAACGCCCGTCGCCACGGCAGCGCCCCTTCGCGGCGCACCAACTGCTCCACGGTTTCGCCGGCGATGAACTCGGTGACCAAGTACGGCCCATACGGCGAATCGCCCGCATCGAGCGCACGCACAATGTGGGGATGCTCCAACTGCCCGAGGAGCTTCGCCTCGCGCACGAACCGCGCGGCCGCATCCGCTTCAAGCAGCGACGCATATCGTGGGAACTTCAGCGCCACGAGCCGATCGAGCCGCTGATGCCGCGCCTGAAACACAATCCCCATCCCGCCGGCGCCCAGCCGCTCGAGGATGCGATACTCGCCGACCTGCTGCGGCGCCGCGAACCCGCTACTCCCCGCCTCGCCGGCTGTCGGGTTCGATAACTCCGCAGCGAGGTGCTGCAAATGCTCGCCCAGCAATCGTGCCGCATCGCCCCCTTGCTCAAGCCGCGCCACATATGCCGCCGCGTCCGGCATTCGCCCCGCGCGCAACTCCGCCTCGAATTCATCCGCCAATTGATCGACGCGCACGACCGCCGCTAGCGACAGATCGCTCAACTCGCGATCGAGTCGATCTAGTTCGTCTGCTGACGCCACAGCCGCTCCACCAGATGAAGCTTCCGCTGCACCGTCCGCGTCGTGCAGCCGAGCTGGAGGGCGATCTCTTCGTTCGATGCTCCTTCCAAGCGCAGCGTCGCCGTCGCATGCAGCGTCGGGTCGCCATGCAGGTCGAGTTGCTCGAACAGCCGTTGCAGTTCGTCGCGCAGCACAGCCACTTCTTCTGGCGAAGGCTCGCCGTCGGCTGCCGCGCTAAGTCCGTTGTCGCTGATTGTCGCCTGCCCCCCGCGACGCAACCGCAGGTCGCGGCGAATGCGATCGGTGGCCTTATTGCGCGAGATCGTCGCCAGCAGCCGCCACAGGTCGTCGCGGTCAGCCAGTTCGGCCGCGCCGCCGTCGGCCGCTGCCCGGCAGAACGCATGGAACGCGCTTTGCGCCACATCTTCGGCGTCGCCGACGCCAGGCGAAATGCCCACCAGCAGCGGCCGCGCGAGATTCTCGATCCGCAGCCCGTACCGCCGCCACAGCGCAAGAATCGCCGCCTCGTTCCGCTCGCGCAGCTCGGGAATCAATCGCGTGATGGAGCCAACGGACTCGGGCATGGCGAATTTTCAAAGCGACTCGAAAGAATGCCGGCGTGCCGGAAGTACATCCAGCAGATGCAGTTATCTTAGGCGGCGTTCGCCAGGCTCACAATAATTCGCAAGATTTCTCCGTTTCTTCTGTCGCCGATTTGCCCCGGCGGCGTTTACCTCCCTGAGACGACCGCTCGCAGTTCGCGACGGGGGCCGCGAACTGCCGCACCTCCCAACGCTGCGTTTCCGCAGCCGTTGGCTACGCGAGCATGAATTTCGACGCCGCTACGGCGTAGCGCTACCGCTGCGCGCCGTGAACGCTCCGCGGCGAAACCTCGCCCAGCGATCGCTCTCATCGCCGACTGGATTTGCCGGCGACTTTTTCCCGGGCATTCCGCCCGAGTTCTTCGTTCGCGCCGCGGGAGCAATTCTCCCCAGCGCAACCATCAGGTAGGAACAGCGATGAGTTTCTCGACACCCCACTGCCTCGCACTCCGTTTCCACAGCCGCACACTGCTGGTGGCCGCTCTCGCAGCAGCGCTGGCGCCAACATCCGCCGTTCACGCTGCCGTCAAATCGTGGTCCGCCGGCAACGGCAACTGGGCCACCGGCGGCAATTGGTCGCCCGCGGGCGTCCCCGGCGCGGCCGACGACGTCCTCATCGGTCCGCACATCAACGCGGCAAATGAAATCGTCACGCTCAACGCCAACGCCAGCGTCGATTCGCTCACCATCATCGACGGCATGACGCTCCGCACCGCCACCGGCCACCTTGTCGTCGCCGGCACGACGCAAGTCGGCGGCCAGAACATCGTCGGTCCGTCGACGTTCGCCTCACGGCTGCGCGTCGAAGACGGCGTCGCCGGCGTCGATTTTTCGACCGACAACCTCACCGTCACCAACTTCGGCCGCGCGACGCTCGAAGACGACGCGTCGGTGATCGTCCAAGAGGTCGCCACCATCGGCGCCGACGCCGTCCTCATCGGTCACGGCGCCGTCTACTTTGGCGGAAGCACAGGTACGGTCCTCGCCAATGACGGCACCATCGAAGCAGGCCCCGGCGGCCTCACTCTCTACCAAACCTCCGGCGGGCGGTTCGACCTCGACGGAGTCAGCGGCGCCGGCGCGCTCGTCGTCAACTCCGGCGGCGGCAACGGGCTCGTCTTCTACGGCGATCAACTCACCGATTCGTTCAGCAGCTCCATCACGATGGGCTCCAACTCCCTGCTTGAGATGAACTTCACCGGCGGTTGGAGCGCCGGTTCCGCCAGCTCGCTCCTCGTCGTCGGCGCGGGCAACCTGCCAACCTCGATCGTCGACGGCAGCCACGTCAATTGGTCCGGCGAAGTCGACGTCACCGGCGATCACGGCCGCTTGCGCTTCGACGCCGACGTCACGCTGGGCGCTGCGACGGTAGCCAACGTGAATGCTGACGACGAGCTCGAATTCGCCGGCGCCACCGAGATCCAGGGCGGCGACTACAACCTCGCCACTGGCGCCGAGCTTCGCTTCACCGGCGACGTCACCGTCGCCGGCGGAACCTTCTCCACCGCTGGCGTCGCCAACAACAGCGGCCGCGTCAGCTTCCTCGGCCCGTCAACCTGGCAAGGCGCCGTCACGCTCAGCGGTCGCTCGCGCGTTGCCGGCATGGCGATCGTCTCCGCCGCGACGACGATCGACGCCGACCAGTTCGACATGGACGGCGCCGGCGGCACGACCATCTGGGACGTTAACGCCGCGCTTACCGTCAACGCCGACCAAATCGACGAAGCGGACAACCAGTTCGGTGGCGCCATCGAAGTGAGCGGCAGTCCGACAAGCCGCCTCACGCTCAACCTCGCTGATCCTGAAGCCGCCTGGGAAATGCAAGGCACGCTCGACCTCGCCGGCGGCTCGCCCCTCTACTACACCCGCATCGCCGGCTCGCGCATGAACTTCGGCGGCTCGATGAACGTCACCGACTCCAACGTTGCGATCGCCGCCCCCGTCACGTTTTTGTCCGGCAGCCTCGTCAACCTGGCCGCCGCCGGCTCCGACCTGCGCTTCAACGGCGAAACGCTCCTCCAATCAGGCGTCGACGTCAACGGCCAGGGCTGGCTCCACAACAACGCCGCCGGCGCCGGCATGACGCTCGCCAACGGCGTGACGTTCGGGCAAGCAGGCCTCGACAATCAAAGCCGACTCATCATCGGCGACCACGGCCCCGGCCAAGCGTTCGTCGACCGGCTCACCAGCGGCGCCGACGCGACGCTGCAAGTCCACGTCGGCGGCACGACGCCCGGCACGGAACTTTCGAACCTCACCGTCACCGGCGGCACGGCCCAACTCGACGGCGCCCTCGCCGTGACGCTTGCCTCGGAAGGAGGGTGGACGTTCGCCCCTGAGCTCGGCGACGTCTTCACGATCCTCACGGCCCCCGGCGGCATCGTCGGCCAGTTCGACGACCTCATTCAACCGGTCGGCCTTCCCACTGGCATGCGGTTCGTGGCGCAGTACACCGCCAACAGCGTCCGCCTGCTCGCCGACGACACCTTCGCCGGCGACTTCGATCGCGACGGCGACGTCGATGGCGCCGACCTCGCCGTGTGGCGCACCGCCTACGGCCTCAACGACTACGCCGACGCGAACAGCGACGGCACAAGCGACGGCGCCGACTTCCTCGTCTGGCAACGGCAGTACGGCTTGGGGGCGCCCGTAGCGATGGTGATGGCCATCCCCGAACCGACGACGGCGATGCTGCTGCTCGTCGCCACCGCGACAATGACAACGGTTCGCCACCGCAAGCGCTGAATCGTCAAATGTGATCGTCGCTTACACTTCAATCAACAACCACGCAACAACAGCCCCGACCTAGCTAGGTCGGGGCTGTTTTCATTAGCGGCTACTTTATTCGCGACGATTCGCGTCATTCGCGGGCTCATTCTTCAACTCACAACATGAGTCGTTGAGCCGCTAGCACTTCTGCCGGGCTGAAAGCCCAGCCAACGCTCTTGCACCCCATAGACGACTCGTCTACGATGCCGCGTAGACACACCGTCTATGGAACGCCCGCATGGCTAAATCGCCGCGACACGTCACCGACGCCGAGCTCGCCGTCCTCAAGACGCTCTGGGACGCCGCGCCGCTCGCCGCCCGCGAGATCGTCGAGCGCCTCTACCCCGACGGCTCGCCCTCCGACGTCGCGACCGTGCAGAAGCTGATCAGCCGCCTCGAAGCCAAGGGGCTCGTCAAACGCGAGCGGGCGACGCCGGCCCATCTGTTTCGCGCGACGATCACCGCCGAGGCCTTTGCCGGCGAACAGCTCGAAGCAATGGCCGAGAAACTGAGCGACGGCTCGCTCACGCCGTTCGTGATGCACCTCGTCAATGCCCGCGGCCTCACCCGCCGCGAGCGGCAAGAACTGCGAAAATTGCTCGGAGAGTAACGCCCTTCCCTCGCCGCGAGGCGACCCGCACGTTTGGAGAACCGCATGATGGACGGACTCATCTCGGCCGGCCTGCTGAACGCCGCCCTTGCGACGCTCCTCGCGGGCGTCGCGATTGCCGTGACGGCCGCGTGGAAGAATCCGTACGTCGCACGCCTCGCCTGGCTCGCGGTGCTGTTGAAACTGCTGACGCCGCCACTTCTATTCGTTCCGGTTGAAGTTGCTTGGCTGCAGCCGAGCGTGCCTTCAACACTGACCGTTGCCGTTGAATCAGTCGCGATCGAACCCAACGATTCGCAGCCCGTCGCAAACAACGTCGACATCAGCGCGGCAACGACCGAGGCCCTCACAACGTCAACCACCACTCAAGCGATCGCGACGCCGGTCGCTCCCGCCACCACACCAACCGCACCACTCCTCGCCCCCGCCCCATACTCGTTCCCATTCACCCCGCTCCAAACCCTCGCTGCCATCTGGCTCACTGGCAGCGTGCTGCTGGGCCTCCTCGCCCTCACGCGCATCGTCCGTCTCCACCGCTGGCTCGCCCGCTCCCTCCCCTGCCCTACGACACTCGAACAACGCACCGCCGCGCTCGCCGCGGAACTCGGCCTCCATGCCCCGCCGCGCGTTTGCATCGTCGCCGGCCGCGTCGCCCCCTTCGCTTGGTCGCTCGGCCGCCGCGCAACAATCGTCCTTCCTGCTGCACTCGTCGACTCGCTCGACGCCGACGCCCTCGACGCCGTCATCGCTCACGAACTAACGCACCTCCGCCGTCACGACGGCTGGGCTCGTTGGCTTGAACTCGCCGCCACCATCGCTTATTGGTGGTGCCCGACCGCGTGGTTCGCTCGCCGCCGGCTCCACGCCGCCGAAGAAGAATGCTGCGACGCCGACGTGCTGCGAAAGTTCCCCACCCTCCGCCGCGGCTACGGCCAAGCGCTCTTGCAGACGCTCGACCTCCTCGCCGGCGACGCCCCCCTTGCCCCCGGCGCCACCGGCTGGGGCTCGCGCCGCTCGCTGCGGCGACGGTTCGAGCGGATCGGCACGCCGAGCTTGGTTCAACCGCTGCCCAAATGGAGTCGCGTCTTCTACGGAGCGGCGATCATCGTCACCTGCCTCCTCGCGCCGGCCGCGGCTACCTCCGAACCCGCTACCTCTGAAGCCGCACCCGAAGCAGCGCCGGAAACCAAGGAAACAACGGAGCCGATCGCCGACAACTCAGAACCTTGCACCATCACGCTGAAAGACGGCTCCGTCATCAACGGCGTGCTCATAAACAACAACGGCGAACGGCGTGTGGTGCTCGGCGAACAAGAAGTCCCCGGCACGCC
This sequence is a window from Lacipirellula parvula. Protein-coding genes within it:
- a CDS encoding M56 family metallopeptidase; translation: MMDGLISAGLLNAALATLLAGVAIAVTAAWKNPYVARLAWLAVLLKLLTPPLLFVPVEVAWLQPSVPSTLTVAVESVAIEPNDSQPVANNVDISAATTEALTTSTTTQAIATPVAPATTPTAPLLAPAPYSFPFTPLQTLAAIWLTGSVLLGLLALTRIVRLHRWLARSLPCPTTLEQRTAALAAELGLHAPPRVCIVAGRVAPFAWSLGRRATIVLPAALVDSLDADALDAVIAHELTHLRRHDGWARWLELAATIAYWWCPTAWFARRRLHAAEEECCDADVLRKFPTLRRGYGQALLQTLDLLAGDAPLAPGATGWGSRRSLRRRFERIGTPSLVQPLPKWSRVFYGAAIIVTCLLAPAAATSEPATSEAAPEAAPETKETTEPIADNSEPCTITLKDGSVINGVLINNNGERRVVLGEQEVPGTPSQQAATLSPTTDPESLQLWDLKLEECIEIALTNLRSCNLSSKPNDLGRFEIIQAPWSRKQPRDFQSELEATVRDIAEAYWELHFAWEDLAAKRAAQRSALATWRRIMAKHRGADPQKNDAGVSQSRDAFFAIRSQVETAQTHLLRTEHRLRYVMRLAKDDGRAICPADRPDASKRSIDPSLSVVKALANREEIYVQKAKLQKAREHQAEAQKAVVKTDQPALGDQLKATIARHAVLLAARESAVLQDVELGIVHQIHDAARDIDSAYEAIQTSQRQKNLAVAEAVDANKHYDEDRASLGLVLQANQRRADATSLYQRALADYARATMQLEVRQGTLLEAHRLSIAE